The genomic DNA ggtcaaatatttctttgataacTGGTAgctatttgaatataatttcttAACGCAACTCTCATAGAAACTCTTGATCCTATTGGCAAAAGACTAGAAttgtcgattttcacaagcttctcttgaggcaaAGTTTTCTCagtaaaatcattcgccatagctAGGAATAGGTAGCAATCACTCGGTGCCAAGGGAGGTGCATAAAAACCTCCCAACCAAGTTGACGGAGCTTTTGGCGAGTCTCTATGGAAGTGCGTGGTCTGGCATTATTCTGATGGAACACTATTCCTCTGCTAATGGTCAAAGCTGATCACTTGTGGGCGATTGCTGCCTTCAGACGATCCAATTGTTAACAGTACAGGTCCGAATTCAGGGTTCGGCCGTAAAGGAGCAGCTTATTAATGATGATTTAATGACAATCCAGCCAGACATATAGTCAAATCTTCCTGGCCGGCTTGACTAAAGTACTAGCCATTGACGATCGGAGCCTGATTAAAGTCCTGCAACAAGTAATTGCTTTCTATAAATGCGCCTTTTAGATCTATGCCTTTATTATACATGATATTAAGTTTGATGCAGATAATGCAgtcaaaagaaatttttgaagACCTTCTCCACCTCCCCGTCTCGCTTCCGCAAATATCTTTATCCACGTcaaagacaaaaaaattttaaaaaactgaaaCGCTGATTAGTAAAGGTTCAGGGTTCTTTAAGTTGATCGGTAATCTAAGAATACTTTCGAACaaagtctttttttttgttattcgaCTTTGTGTACTTTTTATCAAAAAGTCAGTTGGACGGAAACAGAAAGTAGAGCGCTCTAGGCTATATTTTtcgtgaaaaatataataaggcTCATCAGAGCTACATAAATCCAGATGGTGCTAAATATAGATTTCGTGCAAGTAATCTCGATTGAGAACGTTTTAAACTAAAGTAAGCTACCAGTAAGAGCTAAGATCAGAAAATGTATTGCTCGGTAAATTTTCCTAAAAGATCGTAAcctatattttgtatatactacatatgtacatatttaagtcTCACTTTCTCAAATAATGGCTGATAACTGAGTATGTTTCATGCAAGTTATTCAGTTTTCAATAGTTCTTTCATAATAACAGTTATATCTAACAATACCTTTCACATATCACTAGGGCAAGGGCTTCCTAAACGAACCGCTCAAGTTCGATGTCGTCGATGCATTGGAGTATAATGTGACAGGCTTGCAACCGGATACCAAATACTCCATACAAGTTGCGGCGCTTACGCGGAAAGGTGATGGCGATCGTAGCGCAGCAGTGATCGTAAAAACGCCAGGTGGTGTGCCGGTACGACCTACCGTGAGCCTAAAGATAATGGAACGTGATCCAATTGTTTCCATCGAACTCGAATGGGAACGACCAGCGCAAACGTATGGCGAACTGCGTGGTTATCGTTTACGTTGGGGTGTTAAAGATCAACCATTAAAGGAAGAGATACTACCTGGACCACAAATAACGAAGCGTCGCTTTAATGACTTAGAACGTGGCGTTGAATATGAATTCCGTGTGGCGGGTAGCAATCACATTGGCATCGGTCAAGAGACTGTGAAAATCTTCCAAACACCTGAGGGCACACCTGGGGGACCGCCCGCAAATATAACAGTGCGCTTCCAGACGCCGGATGTAGTATGCATCACATGGGATCCACCAACACGTGAACACCGCAATGGCATTATAACACGTTATGATGTGCAATTTCATAAGAAAATCGATCATGGTTTAGGTTCGGAACGTAATATGACGGTGCGTAAGGCGGTGTTCACAAATCTCGAAGAGAATACCGAATATATCTTCCGTGTGCGCGCTTACACGAAACAAGGTTCGGGACCATTTAGTGATAAAATCTTTATTGAAACCGAACGCGATATGGGACGTGCGCCAATGTCAGTGCAAGCGGTAGCAACATCGGAGCAAACGGCTGAAATTTGGTGGGAAGCGGTGCCATCACGTGGAAAATTGCTTGGCTACAAAATATTCTATACCATGACAGCAGTTGAGGACTTAGATGAATGGCAGACCAAGACAGTGGGACTTACGGAATCAGCAGAATTAGTTAATTTGGAGAAGTTTGCACAGTATGCCGTGGCGATAGCAGCGCGTTTCAAGAACGGTTTAGGACGCCTGAGCGAAAAGGTTACTGTTAAAATAAAGCCCGAGGATGTGCCATTGAACTTGCGCGCACATGATGTTAGCACACATTCCATGACATTAAGTTGGTCACCACCCATACGTCTAAATCCAACAAATTATAACATCTCCTTTGACGCCATGAAAGTTTTTGTGGACTCACAGGGTTTTACGCAAACACAAATTGTacaaaaacgtgaaattattttgaaacattATGTGAAATCGCATACAATCAACGAGCTGAGTCCATTCACAACGTATAATGTAAATGTAAGCGCCATACCACCAGACTACTCTTACCGCCCGCCAACTAAGATCACCGTTACAACACAAATGGCCGCACCGCAACCTATGGTGAAACCAGATTTCTATGGTGTGGTTAACGGTGAAGAAATATTAGTTATACTGCCGCAGGCCTCCGAAGAGTATGGTCCAATTTCACATTACTATCTTGTTGTGGTGCCTGAGGATAAATCGAACTTGCACAAGAATCCAGATCAGTTCCTAACTGAAGATTTGCTGCCGGGACGTAATAAACCTGAACGTCCGAACTCGCCTTATATTGCCGCCAAATTCCCACAACGTTCCATACCCTTCACTTTCCACCTCGGTTCCGGTGACGATTATCATAACTTCACTAATCGTAAACTTGAGCGCGACAAGCGTTATCGTATTTTCGTGCGCGCCGTTGTCGATACGCCACAAAAACATCTTTACACTTCCAGTCCTTTCTCGGAATTTCTATCATTGGATATGCGTGAAGCGCCACCTGGCGAACGACCACATCGCCCCGATCCAAATTGGCCATCCGAACCAGAAGTGTCTGTCAATCGCAACAAAGATGAGCAGGGTATGTGGTGGGTAGCGCTACCAGTTGTTGCTGCACTTATTTTCACCATATTCGTTACCTGGTGCATTGTGCGTCGTCGTCGTCAGCCATGCAAAACACCGGACCAAGCTGCTGTCACGCGTCCATTGATGGCAGCCGATCTCGGTGCCGGTCCCACACCCAGTGATCCCGTCGATATGCGTCGCTTGAACTTCCAAACACCCGGCATGATTTCacatccgcccatacccatttccGAATTCGCCAATCACATTGAGCGCCTCAAAGCGAACGACAATCAAAAATTTTCGCAAGAATATGAGAGCATTGAACCGGGACAACAGTTCACATGGGATAACTCTAATTACGATTACAATAAATCGAAAAATCGTTATGCCAATGTAACCGCTTACGATCATTCGCGTGTACAATTGCCACTGATGGACGGCGTTATCGGCTCGGATTATATAAATGCCAACTATTGTGATGGCTATCGCAAGCATAATGCTTATGTAGCAACTCAAGGACCGCTACAGGAAACTTTCAGTGACTTCTGGCGTATGTGTTGGGAACTGAAAACCACCACTATTGTTATGATGACACGTCTGGAGGAGCGTACCCGTATCAAATGCGATCAATATTGGCCGGTACGTGGCACAGAGACTTACGGTCAAATGTTTGTCACGATCACAGAAACGCAAGAGCTCGCCACCTACAGCATACGCACATTCCAGTTATGTCGTCAAGGTTTTAACGAACGTCGTGAGATCAAACAGTTGCAATTCACCGCCTGGCCGGATCACGGCGTACCCGAGCATCCAGCACCATTCCTACAATTCTTACGTCGCTGTCGTGCGCTCACTCCACCCGATTCGGGTCCAGTTGTTGTCCATTGCTCAGCTGGTGTTGGGCGTACTGGTTGTTATATTGTTATCGATTCGATGTTGGAACGTATGAAACATGAGAAGATTATTGACATATACGGACATGTGACTTGTTTGCGCGCTCAACGTAACTACATGGTACAGACTGAGGATcaatacatattcatacatgATGCCATATTGGAGGCTATCATTTGCGGTCAAACCGAGGTACCAGCACGAAATTTACATACCCACCTACAAAAATTACTACTAACCGAACCGGGTGAAAATATCACTGGCATggaaatggaatttaaaaagcTCTCCAATGTTAAGGTGGACTCATCGAAATTCGTCACCGCTAATTTGCCAtgtaataagaataaaaacCGTTTGGTACATATACTACCATATGAATCGAGTCGCGTCTACCTTACACCCATACATGGTATCGAAGGTAGTGACTACATCAATGCTAGCTTTATTGATGGCTATCGCTATCGTTCGGCTTATATAGCCGCTCAGGGTCCGGTACAGGATACTGCTGAAGATTTCTGGCGTATGCTGTGGGAGCACAACTCAACAATTGTTGTTATGCTAACTAAACTCAAGGAGATGGGCAGAGtaagtgcaatattttttgtttcaattttcagaaatatatttaaggttatgttgcaaaaatttattttttttttatttcgtaattCTATAGGAAAAATGCTATCAGTATTGGCCACATGAACGCTCAGTACGCTATCAATATTATGTGGTGGACCCCATTGCTGAATACAATATGCCACAATATAAATTACGCGAGTTCAAGGTAGGAGAATTATAGGTTATGGTAGAACTTTTAAATATTAGTACATAACAGCTTTGCTAGACTGGTATTCCATATTTTAATGCATCTTTTATTTCCCTCCCCTCAGGTCACCGACGCACGTGACGGCTCTTCACGTACCGTACGCCAATTTCAATTCATCGATTGGCCAGAGCAAGGTGTACCCAAGTCTGGTGAaggttttattgattttattggtCAAGTGCATAAGACAAAAGAACAATTCGGTCAAGATGGACCGATTACGGTGCATTGTAGCGCTGGCGTGGGTCGCACTGGTGTCTTTATAACACTCAGTATTGTATTGGAACGTATGCAATATGAAGGCGTATTGGATGTATTCCAAACGGTGCGCATACTACGTGCCCAACGCCCGGCAATGGTGCAAACGGAGGTGATTATGAagccttttttttaatataggattataaaataacataacgtAGCATAACACAACAAAGCATAACATAACGTAActtaatatttaaacatttaaaattttttaaaaaattataaaaaaaaaaaaaataacaacgtaaCATAACACAATGTAGCATAACTTTACATATCTTAACTTAAtatccaaatattaaaaaaaaaaattagataatcaTAGTAAACgtgtaaaattgttgttgtaacggaaCATAACATAACTGagcataacttaacataacgtaacttaatatttaaatattcacaaaatttgtagaaaatcacagtaaacataaaataacataacgtaacataacacaacataaattaatataacgtaacttaatatttacaaaatatttttagaatatcatagtaaaaacaaacaacataacgttataattaaatgtttacaaaatttgtagaaaatCATAGTAGAAATAACATAACGTCGCATAACTTAATATAACAgaacttaaatattataattaaaataacatagtatttaaatattttattttttttttaatcaaagtaGATCTACATTTGGTGCAGTTGTAGATACGAGAAGTTcgcacaatattttattaactacaATTTTTTTGATTCCAGGATCAATATCACTTCTGCTATCGCGCCGCTTTAGAGTATCTCGGCTCATTTGACAACTACACTAATTAAGTTCAGAgttcttttttcaattcttaACAACATACTTGTTAGCTGCAATACActataaatttgaattaaaaaactcAATGTTGGATTTTCCGAAAGTTACACACAAAGCGAGCTTTTATTTTGTCTATGCGTCTAAACTGCTGCGTATAGTAAGCACGCCGCAAAATGAATGCTGTCCTTGCAATATCATCAGGAACTGGCTATATGGATTCTTCGCAACTGGTTCAGTCATGAATAAACGAAATTAAAACAcgccacaaaataaaaaaagaacaaaacgTATCGCTATTGTATTCACTAAATGCTAAGTTAAATTGCTTAGGTTCTAAGCACAAAGAATGTTATAGAAAAGaacaaataatttagaaaaaacatacatattcatacatatgtacttatgcgCGTATGTGTCTAATTTAAGGCAATTTAGTTGATAATTATATTAAGTTAAGTAAAGTATAATGTTAGATTGTTTACAATTACACCATCAGCTAATTTAGAAAGCATAGTCACCTAACTGCCCCATACAAACCATATTTGTCTTTTAAGTTATTTGTGAACTAAAAAGACTGTTATGCATTAAATTGATTGACTAATCAGTAATATTTACTAAATGATAAATTCAATGCATTAGCTGTACTAATGATTACCTTAACATAGAAATTGAGTATAAATTGTaactatacaaaatatttatcgaCTAATCGATTAATTCactaacaattatttaatttttgaactaaTGAAAATTGTGCGtgcaaagaaaatattatttgcacaaaaaatataaataatacagtgcttaatttaaacgaaaaaaaacaatcaaaattaagtatGTAGAATGATAATTGTAAATGTTAGTTTGTcaactaaaaattattgttaatgtCTTTAGAGGTGCGcataacttttaatatttgtaaatgtttttattttaataatatgccTAGCGATACAATATTTTAGACGAGATTGCACTGAAGCTAATTCAa from Bactrocera oleae isolate idBacOlea1 chromosome 3, idBacOlea1, whole genome shotgun sequence includes the following:
- the Lar gene encoding tyrosine-protein phosphatase Lar isoform X6; this encodes MGLQMAALPAVNNYVAVTQTPTTNTPNKPSHTVIAAIACTVRKLNSAISATSSIATLLLLVLLTWNPTTTVGVDAVHANFSDFPYIQYLTHPPEIIKKPQNQGVRVGGVASFYCAARGDPPPSIVWRKSSKKLSGTQSRYTVLEQPGGISILRIEPVRAGRDDAPYECVAENGVGDAVSADATLTVYEGDKTPPGFPVITQGPSTRVIEVGHTAVMQCKAIGNPTPTIYWIKNQTKVDMSNPRYSIKDGGLQIENSREEDQGKYECVAENSVGTEHSKATNLYVKVRRVPPTFSRPPEPINEVMLGANLNLSCIAVGSPMPHVKWMKGAQDLTPENDIPIGRNILQLTNIQQSANFTCIAASSLGQIEATAMVKVQSLPAAPTDVQISEVTATSVRLEWSYKGPEDLQYYVIQYKPKNANQAFSEISGIITMFYVVRALSPYTEYEFYVIAVNTIGRGPPSKPETCTTGETSDFTFGGAKMESAPRNVQVRPLSSSTMVITWEPPETPNGQVTGYKVYYTTNPNQPEASWDSQMVDNSELTTISELTPHAIYTVRVQAYTSMGAGPMSTPVQVKTQQGVPSQPSNFRATDIGETAVTLQWSKPTHSSENIVHYELYWNDTYANQDHHKRISNTESYTLDGLYPDTLYYIWLAARSQRGEGATTPPIPVRTKQYVPGDPQDVKATPLNSTSIHVTWKPPLEKDRNGIIRGYHIHVQEMRDEGKGFLNEPLKFDVVDALEYNVTGLQPDTKYSIQVAALTRKGDGDRSAAVIVKTPGGVPVRPTVSLKIMERDPIVSIELEWERPAQTYGELRGYRLRWGVKDQPLKEEILPGPQITKRRFNDLERGVEYEFRVAGSNHIGIGQETVKIFQTPEGTPGGPPANITVRFQTPDVVCITWDPPTREHRNGIITRYDVQFHKKIDHGLGSERNMTVRKAVFTNLEENTEYIFRVRAYTKQGSGPFSDKIFIETERDMGRAPMSVQAVATSEQTAEIWWEAVPSRGKLLGYKIFYTMTAVEDLDEWQTKTVGLTESAELVNLEKFAQYAVAIAARFKNGLGRLSEKVTVKIKPEDVPLNLRAHDVSTHSMTLSWSPPIRLNPTNYNISFDAMKVFVDSQGFTQTQIVQKREIILKHYVKSHTINELSPFTTYNVNVSAIPPDYSYRPPTKITVTTQMAAPQPMVKPDFYGVVNGEEILVILPQASEEYGPISHYYLVVVPEDKSNLHKNPDQFLTEDLLPGRNKPERPNSPYIAAKFPQRSIPFTFHLGSGDDYHNFTNRKLERDKRYRIFVRAVVDTPQKHLYTSSPFSEFLSLDMREAPPGERPHRPDPNWPSEPEVSVNRNKDEQGMWWVALPVVAALIFTIFVTWCIVRRRRQPCKTPDQAAVTRPLMAADLGAGPTPSDPVDMRRLNFQTPGMISHPPIPISEFANHIERLKANDNQKFSQEYESIEPGQQFTWDNSNYDYNKSKNRYANVTAYDHSRVQLPLMDGVIGSDYINANYCDGYRKHNAYVATQGPLQETFSDFWRMCWELKTTTIVMMTRLEERTRIKCDQYWPVRGTETYGQMFVTITETQELATYSIRTFQLCRQGFNERREIKQLQFTAWPDHGVPEHPAPFLQFLRRCRALTPPDSGPVVVHCSAGVGRTGCYIVIDSMLERMKHEKIIDIYGHVTCLRAQRNYMVQTEDQYIFIHDAILEAIICGQTEVPARNLHTHLQKLLLTEPGENITGMEMEFKKLSNVKVDSSKFVTANLPCNKNKNRLVHILPYESSRVYLTPIHGIEGSDYINASFIDGYRYRSAYIAAQGPVQDTAEDFWRMLWEHNSTIVVMLTKLKEMGREKCYQYWPHERSVRYQYYVVDPIAEYNMPQYKLREFKVTDARDGSSRTVRQFQFIDWPEQGVPKSGEGFIDFIGQVHKTKEQFGQDGPITVHCSAGVGRTGVFITLSIVLERMQYEGVLDVFQTVRILRAQRPAMVQTEDQYHFCYRAALEYLGSFDNYTN
- the Lar gene encoding tyrosine-protein phosphatase Lar isoform X3; this encodes MGLQMAALPAVNNYVAVTQTPTTNTPNKPSHTVIAAIACTVRKLNSAISATSSIATLLLLVLLTWNPTTTVGVDAVHANFSDFPYIQYLTHPPEIIKKPQNQGVRVGGVASFYCAARGDPPPSIVWRKSSKKLSGTQSRYTVLEQPGGISILRIEPVRAGRDDAPYECVAENGVGDAVSADATLTVYEGDKTPPGFPVITQGPSTRVIEVGHTAVMQCKAIGNPTPTIYWIKNQTKVDMSNPRYSIKDGGLQIENSREEDQGKYECVAENSVGTEHSKATNLYVKVRRVPPTFSRPPEPINEVMLGANLNLSCIAVGSPMPHVKWMKGAQDLTPENDIPIGRNILQLTNIQQSANFTCIAASSLGQIEATAMVKVQSLPAAPTDVQISEVTATSVRLEWSYKGPEDLQYYVIQYKPKNANQAFSEISGIITMFYVVRALSPYTEYEFYVIAVNTIGRGPPSKPETCTTGETKMESAPRNVQVRPLSSSTMVITWEPPETPNGQVTGYKVYYTTNPNQPEASWDSQMVDNSELTTISELTPHAIYTVRVQAYTSMGAGPMSTPVQVKTQQGVPSQPSNFRATDIGETAVTLQWSKPTHSSENIVHYELYWNDTYANQDHHKRISNTESYTLDGLYPDTLYYIWLAARSQRGEGATTPPIPVRTKQYVPGAPPRNITAMATSPTTISVSWLPPPVERANGRIIYYKVFFVEVGRADSEATITTLNKTHIVLDELKRWTEYKIWTLAGTSVGDGPRSHPIIVRTHEDVPGDPQDVKATPLNSTSIHVTWKPPLEKDRNGIIRGYHIHVQEMRDEGKGFLNEPLKFDVVDALEYNVTGLQPDTKYSIQVAALTRKGDGDRSAAVIVKTPGGVPVRPTVSLKIMERDPIVSIELEWERPAQTYGELRGYRLRWGVKDQPLKEEILPGPQITKRRFNDLERGVEYEFRVAGSNHIGIGQETVKIFQTPEGTPGGPPANITVRFQTPDVVCITWDPPTREHRNGIITRYDVQFHKKIDHGLGSERNMTVRKAVFTNLEENTEYIFRVRAYTKQGSGPFSDKIFIETERDMGRAPMSVQAVATSEQTAEIWWEAVPSRGKLLGYKIFYTMTAVEDLDEWQTKTVGLTESAELVNLEKFAQYAVAIAARFKNGLGRLSEKVTVKIKPEDVPLNLRAHDVSTHSMTLSWSPPIRLNPTNYNISFDAMKVFVDSQGFTQTQIVQKREIILKHYVKSHTINELSPFTTYNVNVSAIPPDYSYRPPTKITVTTQMAAPQPMVKPDFYGVVNGEEILVILPQASEEYGPISHYYLVVVPEDKSNLHKNPDQFLTEDLLPGRNKPERPNSPYIAAKFPQRSIPFTFHLGSGDDYHNFTNRKLERDKRYRIFVRAVVDTPQKHLYTSSPFSEFLSLDMREAPPGERPHRPDPNWPSEPEVSVNRNKDEQGMWWVALPVVAALIFTIFVTWCIVRRRRQPCKTPDQAAVTRPLMAADLGAGPTPSDPVDMRRLNFQTPGMISHPPIPISEFANHIERLKANDNQKFSQEYESIEPGQQFTWDNSNYDYNKSKNRYANVTAYDHSRVQLPLMDGVIGSDYINANYCDGYRKHNAYVATQGPLQETFSDFWRMCWELKTTTIVMMTRLEERTRIKCDQYWPVRGTETYGQMFVTITETQELATYSIRTFQLCRQGFNERREIKQLQFTAWPDHGVPEHPAPFLQFLRRCRALTPPDSGPVVVHCSAGVGRTGCYIVIDSMLERMKHEKIIDIYGHVTCLRAQRNYMVQTEDQYIFIHDAILEAIICGQTEVPARNLHTHLQKLLLTEPGENITGMEMEFKKLSNVKVDSSKFVTANLPCNKNKNRLVHILPYESSRVYLTPIHGIEGSDYINASFIDGYRYRSAYIAAQGPVQDTAEDFWRMLWEHNSTIVVMLTKLKEMGREKCYQYWPHERSVRYQYYVVDPIAEYNMPQYKLREFKVTDARDGSSRTVRQFQFIDWPEQGVPKSGEGFIDFIGQVHKTKEQFGQDGPITVHCSAGVGRTGVFITLSIVLERMQYEGVLDVFQTVRILRAQRPAMVQTEDQYHFCYRAALEYLGSFDNYTN
- the Lar gene encoding tyrosine-protein phosphatase Lar isoform X1, producing the protein MGLQMAALPAVNNYVAVTQTPTTNTPNKPSHTVIAAIACTVRKLNSAISATSSIATLLLLVLLTWNPTTTVGVDAVHANFSDFPYIQYLTHPPEIIKKPQNQGVRVGGVASFYCAARGDPPPSIVWRKSSKKLSGTQSRYTVLEQPGGISILRIEPVRAGRDDAPYECVAENGVGDAVSADATLTVYEGDKTPPGFPVITQGPSTRVIEVGHTAVMQCKAIGNPTPTIYWIKNQTKVDMSNPRYSIKDGGLQIENSREEDQGKYECVAENSVGTEHSKATNLYVKVRRVPPTFSRPPEPINEVMLGANLNLSCIAVGSPMPHVKWMKGAQDLTPENDIPIGRNILQLTNIQQSANFTCIAASSLGQIEATAMVKVQSLPAAPTDVQISEVTATSVRLEWSYKGPEDLQYYVIQYKPKNANQAFSEISGIITMFYVVRALSPYTEYEFYVIAVNTIGRGPPSKPETCTTGETSDFTFGGAKMESAPRNVQVRPLSSSTMVITWEPPETPNGQVTGYKVYYTTNPNQPEASWDSQMVDNSELTTISELTPHAIYTVRVQAYTSMGAGPMSTPVQVKTQQGVPSQPSNFRATDIGETAVTLQWSKPTHSSENIVHYELYWNDTYANQDHHKRISNTESYTLDGLYPDTLYYIWLAARSQRGEGATTPPIPVRTKQYVPGAPPRNITAMATSPTTISVSWLPPPVERANGRIIYYKVFFVEVGRADSEATITTLNKTHIVLDELKRWTEYKIWTLAGTSVGDGPRSHPIIVRTHEDVPGDPQDVKATPLNSTSIHVTWKPPLEKDRNGIIRGYHIHVQEMRDEGKGFLNEPLKFDVVDALEYNVTGLQPDTKYSIQVAALTRKGDGDRSAAVIVKTPGGVPVRPTVSLKIMERDPIVSIELEWERPAQTYGELRGYRLRWGVKDQPLKEEILPGPQITKRRFNDLERGVEYEFRVAGSNHIGIGQETVKIFQTPEGTPGGPPANITVRFQTPDVVCITWDPPTREHRNGIITRYDVQFHKKIDHGLGSERNMTVRKAVFTNLEENTEYIFRVRAYTKQGSGPFSDKIFIETERDMGRAPMSVQAVATSEQTAEIWWEAVPSRGKLLGYKIFYTMTAVEDLDEWQTKTVGLTESAELVNLEKFAQYAVAIAARFKNGLGRLSEKVTVKIKPEDVPLNLRAHDVSTHSMTLSWSPPIRLNPTNYNISFDAMKVFVDSQGFTQTQIVQKREIILKHYVKSHTINELSPFTTYNVNVSAIPPDYSYRPPTKITVTTQMAAPQPMVKPDFYGVVNGEEILVILPQASEEYGPISHYYLVVVPEDKSNLHKNPDQFLTEDLLPGRNKPERPNSPYIAAKFPQRSIPFTFHLGSGDDYHNFTNRKLERDKRYRIFVRAVVDTPQKHLYTSSPFSEFLSLDMREAPPGERPHRPDPNWPSEPEVSVNRNKDEQGMWWVALPVVAALIFTIFVTWCIVRRRRQPCKTPDQAAVTRPLMAADLGAGPTPSDPVDMRRLNFQTPGMISHPPIPISEFANHIERLKANDNQKFSQEYESIEPGQQFTWDNSNYDYNKSKNRYANVTAYDHSRVQLPLMDGVIGSDYINANYCDGYRKHNAYVATQGPLQETFSDFWRMCWELKTTTIVMMTRLEERTRIKCDQYWPVRGTETYGQMFVTITETQELATYSIRTFQLCRQGFNERREIKQLQFTAWPDHGVPEHPAPFLQFLRRCRALTPPDSGPVVVHCSAGVGRTGCYIVIDSMLERMKHEKIIDIYGHVTCLRAQRNYMVQTEDQYIFIHDAILEAIICGQTEVPARNLHTHLQKLLLTEPGENITGMEMEFKKLSNVKVDSSKFVTANLPCNKNKNRLVHILPYESSRVYLTPIHGIEGSDYINASFIDGYRYRSAYIAAQGPVQDTAEDFWRMLWEHNSTIVVMLTKLKEMGREKCYQYWPHERSVRYQYYVVDPIAEYNMPQYKLREFKVTDARDGSSRTVRQFQFIDWPEQGVPKSGEGFIDFIGQVHKTKEQFGQDGPITVHCSAGVGRTGVFITLSIVLERMQYEGVLDVFQTVRILRAQRPAMVQTEDQYHFCYRAALEYLGSFDNYTN
- the Lar gene encoding tyrosine-protein phosphatase Lar isoform X8, which translates into the protein MGLQMAALPAVNNYVAVTQTPTTNTPNKPSHTVIAAIACTVRKLNSAISATSSIATLLLLVLLTWNPTTTVGVDAVHANFSDFPYIQYLTHPPEIIKKPQNQGVRVGGVASFYCAARGDPPPSIVWRKSSKKLSGTQSRYTVLEQPGGISILRIEPVRAGRDDAPYECVAENGVGDAVSADATLTVYEGDKTPPGFPVITQGPSTRVIEVGHTAVMQCKAIGNPTPTIYWIKNQTKVDMSNPRYSIKDGGLQIENSREEDQGKYECVAENSVGTEHSKATNLYVKVRRVPPTFSRPPEPINEVMLGANLNLSCIAVGSPMPHVKWMKGAQDLTPENDIPIGRNILQLTNIQQSANFTCIAASSLGQIEATAMVKVQSLPAAPTDVQISEVTATSVRLEWSYKGPEDLQYYVIQYKPKNANQAFSEISGIITMFYVVRALSPYTEYEFYVIAVNTIGRGPPSKPETCTTGETKMESAPRNVQVRPLSSSTMVITWEPPETPNGQVTGYKVYYTTNPNQPEASWDSQMVDNSELTTISELTPHAIYTVRVQAYTSMGAGPMSTPVQVKTQQGVPSQPSNFRATDIGETAVTLQWSKPTHSSENIVHYELYWNDTYANQDHHKRISNTESYTLDGLYPDTLYYIWLAARSQRGEGATTPPIPVRTKQYVPGDPQDVKATPLNSTSIHVTWKPPLEKDRNGIIRGYHIHVQEMRDEGKGFLNEPLKFDVVDALEYNVTGLQPDTKYSIQVAALTRKGDGDRSAAVIVKTPGGVPVRPTVSLKIMERDPIVSIELEWERPAQTYGELRGYRLRWGVKDQPLKEEILPGPQITKRRFNDLERGVEYEFRVAGSNHIGIGQETVKIFQTPEGTPGGPPANITVRFQTPDVVCITWDPPTREHRNGIITRYDVQFHKKIDHGLGSERNMTVRKAVFTNLEENTEYIFRVRAYTKQGSGPFSDKIFIETERDMGRAPMSVQAVATSEQTAEIWWEAVPSRGKLLGYKIFYTMTAVEDLDEWQTKTVGLTESAELVNLEKFAQYAVAIAARFKNGLGRLSEKVTVKIKPEDVPLNLRAHDVSTHSMTLSWSPPIRLNPTNYNISFDAMKVFVDSQGFTQTQIVQKREIILKHYVKSHTINELSPFTTYNVNVSAIPPDYSYRPPTKITVTTQMAAPQPMVKPDFYGVVNGEEILVILPQASEEYGPISHYYLVVVPEDKSNLHKNPDQFLTEDLLPGRNKPERPNSPYIAAKFPQRSIPFTFHLGSGDDYHNFTNRKLERDKRYRIFVRAVVDTPQKHLYTSSPFSEFLSLDMREAPPGERPHRPDPNWPSEPEVSVNRNKDEQGMWWVALPVVAALIFTIFVTWCIVRRRRQPCKTPDQAAVTRPLMAADLGAGPTPSDPVDMRRLNFQTPGMISHPPIPISEFANHIERLKANDNQKFSQEYESIEPGQQFTWDNSNYDYNKSKNRYANVTAYDHSRVQLPLMDGVIGSDYINANYCDGYRKHNAYVATQGPLQETFSDFWRMCWELKTTTIVMMTRLEERTRIKCDQYWPVRGTETYGQMFVTITETQELATYSIRTFQLCRQGFNERREIKQLQFTAWPDHGVPEHPAPFLQFLRRCRALTPPDSGPVVVHCSAGVGRTGCYIVIDSMLERMKHEKIIDIYGHVTCLRAQRNYMVQTEDQYIFIHDAILEAIICGQTEVPARNLHTHLQKLLLTEPGENITGMEMEFKKLSNVKVDSSKFVTANLPCNKNKNRLVHILPYESSRVYLTPIHGIEGSDYINASFIDGYRYRSAYIAAQGPVQDTAEDFWRMLWEHNSTIVVMLTKLKEMGREKCYQYWPHERSVRYQYYVVDPIAEYNMPQYKLREFKVTDARDGSSRTVRQFQFIDWPEQGVPKSGEGFIDFIGQVHKTKEQFGQDGPITVHCSAGVGRTGVFITLSIVLERMQYEGVLDVFQTVRILRAQRPAMVQTEDQYHFCYRAALEYLGSFDNYTN